One window from the genome of Sulfuricurvum sp. IAE1 encodes:
- a CDS encoding methyl-accepting chemotaxis protein, with product MNTSLFERLSIRQRMTYLVLSVTAAVVFAAVFVFFALSKIESDYTQLQQNATAGALYTLEIEKDLNYVSRTSRDIMLGNSYDKNMVKLQERSEKIKKNFAELEKLADSESESLIAEAKRTTFAFLDNTMALMQTLGKMDKTLISANTIPIYGQYKKELTPYAEASRESFEKVVKMKRDRFVAATDEMHDNILFFKTAVMVSGIAVAVMIFAFANLVQRSIVSALESFTLVIRRVAEGNFAQTRIEAAPGTELGLMGHSLEQLISQIETFIHRINLTIGNATRGDFSVPLSSQGMHGEFIDATELVRNSIRVMEEQEGKKQRDALNSELSKLSVEVTESLAVIQHNLEHNIANLKEVTRSTKEAANLSDDSRQTIEMIVRELETMKQSVNENNEAIIHMASRTQEINSIIRLITDIAEQTNLLALNAAIEAARAGEHGRGFAVVADEVRKLAERTHKATGEIAVSINSLKQDMSDIEKSAEEMNQVVESSTEHIHDFEKTLIRLNETSTSIVNSSYMMENSVFIVLAKIDHIIYKSRAYNSLMRCEPRLEVLTTQQCSIGQWYNEEGRRRFGKTASFAQMTRPHEIVHDRVNKNLAFIKDPSGQLCLSHASEIIANFRDMEEASTELFVLMDNLTKETA from the coding sequence ATGAACACGTCTTTGTTCGAACGGCTCTCCATCCGACAGCGGATGACCTATCTCGTCCTCAGTGTCACGGCGGCGGTCGTCTTCGCTGCGGTATTCGTCTTTTTCGCCCTGAGCAAAATCGAATCCGACTATACCCAGCTGCAGCAAAACGCCACGGCCGGAGCGCTGTATACCCTAGAAATCGAAAAAGACCTCAATTACGTCAGCCGCACCAGCCGCGACATCATGCTCGGCAACAGCTATGACAAAAACATGGTGAAACTCCAGGAGCGATCCGAAAAAATCAAAAAGAACTTCGCCGAACTCGAAAAACTGGCCGACTCGGAGTCCGAATCGCTGATCGCCGAAGCCAAGCGGACGACGTTCGCGTTTCTGGACAACACGATGGCGCTGATGCAGACCCTCGGCAAAATGGATAAAACCCTCATTTCGGCCAACACGATCCCCATTTACGGCCAGTACAAAAAAGAGCTGACTCCCTATGCCGAAGCCTCACGCGAAAGTTTCGAAAAAGTGGTCAAAATGAAGCGGGACCGCTTCGTCGCCGCTACCGATGAGATGCACGACAACATCCTCTTTTTCAAAACGGCGGTCATGGTCTCGGGGATCGCGGTTGCGGTGATGATTTTCGCGTTTGCCAATCTCGTCCAGCGTTCCATCGTTTCGGCACTCGAATCGTTTACCCTCGTCATACGCCGCGTCGCCGAAGGTAATTTTGCCCAGACCCGCATCGAGGCCGCTCCTGGGACCGAACTCGGCCTCATGGGGCATTCGCTCGAACAGCTCATCAGCCAGATAGAGACTTTTATCCACCGGATCAATCTCACCATCGGCAACGCGACGCGCGGGGATTTTAGCGTACCGCTGAGTTCGCAAGGGATGCACGGCGAGTTCATCGATGCGACCGAACTGGTCCGCAATTCGATCCGTGTAATGGAAGAGCAGGAAGGGAAAAAGCAGCGCGACGCGCTCAATTCGGAGCTGAGCAAGCTCTCGGTCGAAGTGACCGAATCGCTCGCGGTCATCCAGCACAATCTCGAGCACAACATCGCCAATCTCAAAGAGGTGACCCGATCGACGAAAGAGGCCGCCAACCTCTCCGACGACAGCCGTCAAACGATCGAAATGATCGTACGTGAACTCGAAACGATGAAACAAAGCGTCAACGAAAACAACGAGGCGATCATCCATATGGCTTCGCGCACGCAGGAGATCAATTCGATCATCCGGCTCATCACCGACATCGCCGAGCAGACCAACCTCCTCGCGCTCAATGCCGCGATCGAAGCCGCACGGGCCGGCGAGCACGGACGCGGTTTCGCGGTCGTCGCCGACGAAGTGCGCAAACTGGCCGAGCGGACGCACAAAGCCACGGGTGAAATCGCCGTCTCGATCAACTCGCTCAAACAGGATATGAGCGACATCGAAAAAAGTGCCGAAGAGATGAACCAGGTGGTCGAATCCTCGACCGAGCACATCCACGATTTTGAAAAAACCCTGATCCGGCTCAACGAGACGTCGACAAGCATCGTCAATTCGTCGTACATGATGGAAAACAGCGTCTTCATCGTCCTGGCGAAAATCGACCACATCATCTACAAATCGCGCGCCTACAACAGCCTCATGCGCTGTGAGCCCCGTCTTGAGGTGCTGACGACGCAGCAGTGCAGCATCGGCCAATGGTATAACGAAGAGGGGCGGCGGCGCTTCGGCAAAACGGCGAGCTTCGCGCAGATGACCCGGCCGCACGAAATCGTCCATGACCGCGTCAATAAAAATCTCGCTTTCATCAAAGACCCCTCCGGGCAGCTCTGCCTGAGCCACGCAAGCGAGATTATCGCCAACTTCCGCGATATGGAAGAGGCAAGTACCGAACTATTCGTCCTTATGGACAATCTGACCAAGGAGACAGCATAA
- a CDS encoding PAS domain-containing protein, protein MREIEMDETSLIISETDARGVITFANDDFLRYSGYGWEELLGKPHNILRHPDMPKAAFKDLWDTIKKGATWNGFVKNRTKHGEYYWVYATVSPITFENGETRYLSLRRKPTRQEIAKYDALYKTMH, encoded by the coding sequence ATGAGAGAAATTGAGATGGATGAAACGTCGCTGATCATTTCGGAGACCGACGCGCGGGGTGTCATCACCTTTGCCAACGACGATTTTCTGCGATACAGCGGATACGGTTGGGAAGAGCTTTTGGGCAAACCCCACAACATCCTCCGCCATCCCGACATGCCCAAGGCCGCCTTCAAAGACCTTTGGGACACGATCAAGAAGGGAGCAACCTGGAACGGTTTTGTCAAAAACCGCACCAAACACGGCGAATACTACTGGGTCTACGCCACCGTTTCACCGATCACTTTCGAAAACGGCGAGACACGCTACCTCTCGCTTCGGCGCAAGCCGACCCGGCAGGAGATCGCCAAATACGACGCGCTTTACAAAACGATGCATTAA
- a CDS encoding methyl-accepting chemotaxis protein: MFDISKKDYLILKQAINDCRHFVLEKVNEVDSRFTSGSHRINDLLEDLHRFAAEYKAVRDANYIQAGMLAMSVFRAKTGELSNVSMAQCTHNGSGVLKETTNFYNGLMSRLKELFSEIESGFTRISNNDLRVPFKSDGWHHDIRTLNEHINELQEIIAEQYRQQLGDALALRRNTSELSRYSEELSASASLQASSLEETAAAVEELTSNVSSNAEKAEAMSRVAREAKTAARHGNDIAQESFAAMNEIVRATEAINQAVSTIENIAFQTNILSLNAAVEAATAGEAGKGFAVVAQEVRNLANRSADAARQIQEVARLAREKSQGGLETSKNMMESFSTIADKISETDELVRDVTLAGREQMAGIAQINHAITQLDQITQQNAKTANNVASLSGIVQNLSDHMYAEISQKEFRGKEQLLASAN; encoded by the coding sequence ATGTTCGATATCAGTAAAAAAGACTACCTGATCCTCAAACAGGCCATTAACGACTGCCGCCATTTCGTCCTCGAAAAAGTGAACGAAGTGGACAGCCGTTTCACCAGCGGCAGCCACCGCATTAACGATCTGCTCGAAGATCTCCACCGTTTCGCCGCCGAATACAAAGCGGTCCGCGACGCCAATTACATCCAGGCAGGAATGCTCGCCATGTCGGTTTTTCGGGCCAAAACCGGGGAACTGAGCAACGTCAGCATGGCGCAGTGCACCCATAACGGAAGCGGGGTTCTCAAAGAGACGACCAACTTTTACAACGGGCTCATGAGCCGTCTCAAAGAGCTGTTCAGCGAGATCGAATCGGGATTCACCCGGATCAGCAACAACGACCTGCGGGTTCCGTTCAAATCCGACGGGTGGCATCACGACATCCGCACCCTCAACGAACACATCAACGAGCTTCAGGAAATCATCGCCGAACAGTACCGTCAGCAGCTCGGCGACGCCCTCGCCCTCCGGCGCAATACCTCGGAGCTTTCCCGCTATTCCGAAGAGCTCAGCGCCAGTGCGAGCCTGCAGGCTTCCAGTCTCGAAGAGACCGCCGCCGCCGTCGAGGAACTCACCTCGAACGTCTCGTCCAACGCCGAAAAAGCCGAAGCGATGAGTCGCGTCGCACGCGAAGCGAAAACCGCCGCCCGGCACGGCAACGACATCGCGCAGGAAAGTTTTGCGGCGATGAACGAGATCGTCCGCGCGACCGAAGCGATCAACCAGGCCGTATCGACCATCGAAAACATCGCGTTCCAGACCAATATCCTCTCGCTCAACGCAGCTGTCGAAGCGGCCACCGCAGGCGAAGCGGGCAAAGGGTTCGCCGTCGTCGCCCAGGAAGTGCGCAACCTCGCCAACCGCAGTGCCGACGCCGCCCGCCAGATACAGGAAGTCGCCCGCCTCGCACGCGAAAAATCGCAGGGAGGTCTGGAAACTTCCAAAAACATGATGGAAAGCTTTTCGACGATCGCCGACAAAATCTCGGAGACCGACGAGCTGGTACGCGACGTCACCCTCGCCGGGCGCGAACAGATGGCCGGAATCGCTCAGATCAACCATGCGATCACGCAGCTCGACCAGATCACCCAGCAAAACGCCAAAACGGCCAATAACGTCGCTTCCCTCTCAGGCATCGTTCAAAACCTCTCAGACCATATGTACGCCGAAATCTCCCAAAAAGAGTTCAGGGGAAAAGAGCAGCTTCTCGCTTCGGCGAACTGA
- a CDS encoding PAS domain-containing protein, giving the protein MQIFTSNGAERVLTDKAFLVSETDEKGIIVFANDDFCTIADYRVSDLIGRPHNIVRHPDMPKAAFKSLWDTVHEGKIWTGFVKNKTRSGSEYYWVYATVFPITRNGRRHYISCRRKPTRDEIAQAEALYQTL; this is encoded by the coding sequence ATGCAAATCTTTACCTCGAACGGTGCCGAACGCGTTTTGACCGACAAGGCGTTTTTGGTTTCCGAAACCGACGAAAAAGGGATTATCGTCTTCGCCAATGACGACTTCTGCACCATTGCCGATTACCGGGTCAGCGACCTGATCGGCCGGCCTCACAATATCGTGCGCCACCCCGACATGCCGAAGGCGGCGTTTAAAAGCCTCTGGGACACCGTACACGAGGGAAAAATATGGACCGGATTCGTCAAAAACAAAACCCGCAGCGGGTCGGAGTATTACTGGGTGTATGCGACCGTCTTTCCGATCACCCGCAACGGTAGACGCCACTACATCTCCTGCCGCCGCAAACCTACCCGCGATGAAATCGCGCAAGCCGAAGCGCTTTACCAAACCCTCTAA
- a CDS encoding methyl-accepting chemotaxis protein, giving the protein MFGTKPADAQLLEAMIEDIFDIAEGKRNRYRYSGAEFADRKLEKVSNAIHRRLASLIESKQKDMLAMGELILALDQMKSGIFKPSEIDAHGSEMSVIASSFNAFTLLLSERFVQIVQTLSTYSTNDFTPRLSEGELQGELASLIRGVNNLADEITQMLSDSLRNGLDLQNEAAMLREAMERLSNASNEQAANLEETAAAMEEMTGNVQGNAQKANDMARMAAQTDDSAKQGAALADKTAQAMTEIQEATRSINNAVAIIENIAFQTNILSLNAAVEAATAGEAGKGFAVVAQEVRNLANRSADAAKEIKSLAEQAAAKSDEGMNIAGDLTKGFEVIAEKIEQTTMLVQDVSNASREQMQGIGQINTAITQLDQMTQENAKIAANVTRTAETVQILSDDIYRHIESKQFRGKHELLGGRRGS; this is encoded by the coding sequence ATGTTCGGAACCAAACCTGCCGACGCCCAACTGCTCGAAGCGATGATCGAAGACATTTTCGATATCGCCGAAGGAAAACGCAACCGCTACCGCTATTCGGGGGCCGAATTCGCCGACCGTAAACTCGAAAAAGTCTCGAACGCGATCCATCGCCGCCTTGCTTCGCTCATCGAGAGCAAGCAAAAAGACATGCTCGCGATGGGCGAGCTGATACTCGCGCTCGACCAGATGAAATCGGGAATCTTCAAACCGTCCGAAATCGACGCGCACGGCAGTGAAATGAGTGTGATCGCTTCGTCGTTCAACGCCTTTACCCTTCTGCTCTCGGAGCGGTTTGTGCAGATCGTCCAGACCCTCTCTACCTACTCCACCAACGATTTTACCCCGCGCCTGAGCGAAGGGGAACTTCAAGGCGAACTCGCATCGCTGATCCGAGGCGTCAACAACCTGGCCGACGAAATCACGCAGATGCTCTCTGATAGTCTTCGAAACGGGCTGGACCTGCAAAACGAAGCCGCGATGCTGCGCGAGGCGATGGAACGCCTCTCGAATGCCAGCAACGAGCAGGCCGCCAATCTCGAAGAGACCGCCGCCGCGATGGAGGAGATGACAGGGAACGTCCAGGGGAATGCCCAAAAAGCCAACGACATGGCCCGCATGGCGGCACAAACCGACGATAGCGCCAAACAAGGAGCCGCACTGGCCGACAAAACGGCGCAGGCCATGACCGAGATCCAGGAGGCGACCCGCTCGATCAACAATGCCGTCGCCATCATCGAAAACATCGCGTTCCAGACGAACATCCTCTCGCTCAACGCCGCCGTCGAAGCGGCCACCGCAGGCGAAGCGGGCAAAGGGTTCGCCGTCGTCGCCCAGGAAGTGCGCAACCTCGCCAACCGCAGTGCCGACGCCGCCAAAGAGATAAAATCCCTCGCCGAACAGGCCGCCGCCAAATCGGACGAGGGAATGAACATCGCCGGCGATCTCACCAAAGGATTCGAAGTGATCGCCGAAAAGATCGAGCAGACCACGATGCTCGTCCAGGACGTCAGCAACGCGAGCCGTGAACAGATGCAGGGGATCGGACAGATCAACACCGCGATTACGCAACTCGATCAAATGACCCAGGAAAACGCCAAAATCGCCGCCAACGTCACCCGGACCGCCGAAACGGTGCAGATTCTCTCCGACGATATTTACCGCCATATCGAATCCAAACAGTTTCGGGGAAAACACGAGCTGCTCGGCGGACGCCGGGGATCCTGA
- a CDS encoding methyl-accepting chemotaxis protein has protein sequence MFNNLTIRERLRLFPIFAVIMTAGAGIFIFMSKSTGTDTFIAETLIIAGGLAFIALSSAVSKTILNSVENLTHGFEAITRTNDTGIRLEISGNDEICEAARHFNAYMERLDAVAHKDQEAIADIANVAKLMAVGFVSVRIKAQAGSPALQQTINGFNTALAEMEKATAEISRVMSALGTSDFAVEFETGKYSGELGGMMTSLQGLSESIGDFMALLSKNGIALNQGATTLSGASNDLSGSSNTQASSLEETAAAIEELTSNISANSQKASEMASLARETEQAASEGKALADTTVMSMNEISKATQAINEAVAIIENIAFQTNILSLNAAVEAATAGEAGKGFAVVAQEVRNLANRSADAASQIKELAELANAKSKDGLAVSENMMKGFDVINQKISHTTQLVQDVANGSREQMAGINQINSAVAQLDQMTQQNASLAGEVSKLSEEILGMSQTLSATAAKTKYRKESENRVCRIDMMFETNKLKFDHVNFKNNNFGKLKESVTAWTVTNEHQCDLGKWIQAHSNESYAKGSEWNELLSNHAHVHQKVQEYINREKAGARPEELERIAKEIETDTTKVFASLNKVRVAACGQSHPAPEPVRPAHRTPRPSAAPVRPAVRVSEPAYAKPAYTAPKPPVKHDDDDIWESF, from the coding sequence GTGTTTAACAACCTCACCATTAGAGAGAGGCTGCGACTATTCCCGATTTTTGCCGTCATCATGACGGCGGGGGCCGGTATTTTCATTTTTATGTCCAAAAGCACCGGAACCGATACGTTTATCGCCGAAACGCTGATTATCGCAGGCGGATTGGCGTTCATCGCCCTCTCGAGCGCGGTATCGAAAACAATCCTCAATTCGGTCGAAAACCTCACGCACGGCTTTGAAGCGATCACCCGCACCAACGATACGGGCATCCGGCTCGAGATTTCGGGCAACGACGAAATCTGCGAAGCGGCACGCCACTTCAATGCCTATATGGAGCGTCTCGACGCGGTTGCGCACAAAGACCAAGAAGCGATCGCCGACATCGCCAACGTCGCCAAACTTATGGCCGTCGGGTTCGTCTCAGTCCGGATCAAAGCGCAGGCCGGCAGCCCCGCACTGCAACAGACGATCAACGGATTCAACACCGCCCTGGCCGAAATGGAAAAAGCGACCGCCGAAATCTCGCGCGTCATGTCGGCTCTGGGGACCAGCGATTTCGCCGTCGAATTCGAGACGGGCAAATACTCCGGCGAACTTGGCGGTATGATGACGAGCCTGCAGGGGCTCAGCGAAAGCATCGGCGATTTCATGGCCCTCCTCTCCAAAAACGGCATCGCCCTCAACCAGGGTGCCACCACCCTCTCGGGTGCCAGCAACGATCTGTCCGGTTCGAGCAATACCCAGGCTTCGAGCCTCGAAGAGACAGCCGCCGCGATCGAAGAGCTCACCAGCAATATCTCGGCCAACAGCCAGAAAGCCTCCGAAATGGCGTCGCTGGCGCGTGAAACCGAACAGGCCGCCAGCGAAGGCAAAGCCCTCGCCGATACGACGGTCATGTCGATGAACGAGATCAGCAAAGCGACCCAGGCGATCAACGAAGCGGTTGCCATCATCGAAAACATCGCCTTCCAGACCAATATCCTCTCGCTCAATGCCGCCGTCGAAGCGGCCACCGCAGGCGAAGCGGGCAAAGGGTTCGCCGTCGTCGCCCAGGAAGTGCGCAACCTCGCCAACCGCAGCGCCGACGCCGCCTCGCAGATCAAAGAACTCGCCGAACTGGCCAACGCCAAATCCAAAGACGGTCTGGCCGTGAGCGAAAACATGATGAAAGGGTTCGACGTCATCAACCAGAAAATCTCCCACACGACCCAGCTGGTCCAGGACGTCGCCAACGGCAGCCGCGAACAGATGGCGGGGATCAACCAGATCAATTCCGCCGTCGCGCAGCTCGATCAGATGACGCAGCAAAACGCGTCACTTGCGGGCGAAGTGAGCAAGCTCAGCGAAGAGATTCTGGGTATGTCGCAAACCCTCAGCGCGACCGCGGCAAAGACCAAATACCGAAAAGAGTCCGAAAACCGCGTCTGCCGAATCGACATGATGTTCGAAACGAACAAACTCAAATTCGACCACGTCAATTTCAAAAACAACAACTTCGGCAAACTCAAAGAGAGCGTCACCGCATGGACGGTCACCAACGAACATCAGTGCGATCTGGGCAAATGGATTCAGGCCCACAGCAACGAGAGTTATGCCAAAGGCTCCGAATGGAACGAACTCCTCTCCAACCATGCCCACGTCCACCAGAAGGTTCAGGAGTACATCAACCGCGAAAAAGCGGGAGCCAGACCCGAAGAGCTCGAACGGATCGCCAAAGAGATCGAAACCGACACCACCAAAGTGTTTGCATCACTCAACAAGGTGCGCGTAGCCGCATGCGGTCAGTCGCATCCGGCTCCCGAACCCGTTCGCCCCGCACATCGTACTCCGCGCCCTTCCGCCGCGCCCGTACGTCCCGCGGTACGGGTATCCGAACCCGCTTACGCCAAACCTGCCTATACGGCTCCCAAGCCGCCGGTCAAACATGACGATGACGATATCTGGGAGAGTTTTTAA
- a CDS encoding response regulator, with protein MPKILIVDDSNMLRDMVKYALNEGGYPEVTEAIDGADGLEKAKATVFDLIVTDINMPNMNGFDLIVELRKLPSYAKTPILTLTTEKNDDMKAKGKAVGATGWIVKPFVPEQLLKAVGIVLSR; from the coding sequence ATGCCAAAGATTTTGATTGTTGACGATTCCAATATGCTGCGCGACATGGTCAAATACGCCCTGAACGAAGGGGGATACCCCGAGGTTACCGAAGCGATCGACGGTGCCGACGGCCTCGAAAAAGCCAAGGCGACGGTATTCGACCTGATCGTTACCGACATCAACATGCCCAACATGAACGGGTTTGACCTGATCGTGGAACTGCGCAAGCTCCCCTCTTACGCGAAAACCCCGATTCTCACCCTCACTACCGAAAAGAACGATGACATGAAAGCCAAAGGAAAGGCGGTCGGGGCAACCGGATGGATCGTCAAGCCGTTCGTCCCCGAGCAGCTTCTCAAGGCGGTCGGAATCGTCCTCAGCCGCTAA